Proteins encoded within one genomic window of Canis lupus baileyi chromosome 36, mCanLup2.hap1, whole genome shotgun sequence:
- the LOC140625347 gene encoding gamma-crystallin A, translating to MGKITFYEDRGFQGRHYECSSDCPNLQPYFSRCNSIRVDSGCWMLYERPNYQGHQYFLRRGDYPDYQQWLGFSDSIRSCQAIPYTSSHRIRLYERDDYGGLVSELTEDCSCIQDRFRLNELHSLHVLEGYWVLYEMPNYRGRQYLLRPGDYRRYHDWGAMDARVGSLRRVIDLY from the exons ATGGGGAAG ATCACCTTCTACGAGGACCGCGGCTTCCAGGGCCGGCACTACGAGTGCAGCAGCGACTGCCCCAACCTGCAGCCCTACTTCAGCCGCTGCAACTCCATCCGCGTGGACAGCGGCTGCTGGATGCTCTACGAGCGCCCCAACTACCAGGGCCACCAGTACTTCCTGCGGCGCGGGGACTACCCCGACTACCAGCAGTGGCTGGGCTTCAGCGACTCCATCCGCTCCTGCCAGGCCATCCCCTAC ACCAGCTCTCACAGGATAAGGCTGTACGAGAGAGATGACTACGGGGGCCTTGTTTCTGAGCTCACTGAGGACTGCTCCTGCATCCAAGATCGCTTCCGGCTCAATGAGCTCCACTCCCTGCATGTGCTGGAGGGCTACTGGGTCCTCTATGAGATGCCCAACTACCGGGGGCGGCAGTACCTGCTGAGGCCGGGGGACTACAGGCGCTACCACGACTGGGGAGCCATGGATGCCCGAGTGGGCTCTCTGAGACGGGTCATCGATTTGTACTAG